Sequence from the Acidobacteriota bacterium genome:
AGGGCTTGTCGTACGGTGGTGCGAGGGTCGCCGGTGGGTCCGGTCAGGGCGAGGAGATCGCCGACCAGGCGCAGCATCGGGTAGCTGTCGGGCCGGTCGCCGTGCTGCTCGAGGCCGTGGCTCAGGACGTGGGCAGCGAGGAGCTCCGGTGCCAAGGTCTCGCGACCGCCGTCGAAGGCGCGAACCAGGCCCGCCGCGGCGAGCTCTTCGGCGGTGGCCCACCGTCCCTGGCCCAGGGTGATGCCGCGCAGCCGGTAGTGGAGGTCGACGGAGCCCGCCGTCGGGCCGAGGAGCGGCGGCAGGTGTTGGTCGTTCGAGAGCACTTCGGAAGAGCGGAAGCCCTCTTCCAGCAGGGCCGCGAAGAGCTCCTGGGAGCGGGATTGCGGCGCCAGCACATCGAGATCGCCAAAGGGCCGCCAGCCGGCGGCGCCGTCGAGGGCGAAGTTGAGGGCGAAGCCCTTGAGGAACAGCACCGGTATCTCGAGCCGCTGGGCAGTGGCGAGCAGGCGCTGGGCGAGATCCTCGAACATCAGGGCGGCGGCGACGGCGCGATGACGCGCCTGGCCGAGGCGGGCGGCGCCCTCGGCGCCGATCTCCTGCTGCAAGCGCTCGCCGTCGTGGCGGGCGCTGATCGGCGATCCCAGACCGAGGCCTTCGGCGAGGTCGCAGGCGCGCTCGGCAGCGATCTCTGGAAGCGTTTGATCGCGCGGACCGAAGGCGCGCACCAGCAGCCAGCGGACCTCTGCATCGACCAGATTCGCCGGCGGAGCGAAGCGCATGGCTCAGCCGGGGCGGGCGCAGCCGGCGACCAGGCCGGCGACCCGCTCGAGGTCCTGATCGCTGAGGGAAGAGCCGCTCGGTAGGCACAGGCCGCGGGCGAAGAGGTCGGCCGAGACGGCGCCGCCGATCATCGGGCAGTCGCGGAAGAGGGGCTGCAGGTGCATCGGCTTCCACACCGGTCGCGCTTCGATGTCATCCGCTTCCAGAGCGCGGCGCACCGCCTCGCGATCGGCCCCGAAGGCCTGCGGATCGATGGTCAGGCAGGTGAGCCAGCGATTCGATCGGCCGTAGGGCGCCTCGGCCATCATCTCGAGACCGGGCAGCCCGCCGAGCAGCTCGCGGTAGCGCTCGAAGTTGCGGCGCCGCGCCGCGACGCGCTGGGGCAGCAGCTCGAGCTGGCCGCGCCCGACGGCCGCCAGCAGGTTCGAAAGGCGGTAGTTGTAGCCCAGGGTCGAGTGCTCGTAGTGCGGTGCCGGATCGCGCGCCTGGGTGGCGAGGAAGCGCGCCCGCTCGACCAGAGTGCGGTCGTTCGACACCAGCATGCCGCCGCCGCTGGTGGTGATGATCTTGTTGCCGTTGAAGGAG
This genomic interval carries:
- a CDS encoding nucleotidyltransferase family protein; translation: MRFAPPANLVDAEVRWLLVRAFGPRDQTLPEIAAERACDLAEGLGLGSPISARHDGERLQQEIGAEGAARLGQARHRAVAAALMFEDLAQRLLATAQRLEIPVLFLKGFALNFALDGAAGWRPFGDLDVLAPQSRSQELFAALLEEGFRSSEVLSNDQHLPPLLGPTAGSVDLHYRLRGITLGQGRWATAEELAAAGLVRAFDGGRETLAPELLAAHVLSHGLEQHGDRPDSYPMLRLVGDLLALTGPTGDPRTTVRQALEWTTDSLRRDEAEALGELCGHLQRGELPFPDRDADVLLRHFIAGALVPGYGDGRRLDHARGRLREARRQGRLGRHLWRKLWLNRRELELRYGKARSPWSHWGWRLRRPFDILWSLVRPGADRP
- a CDS encoding aminotransferase class I/II-fold pyridoxal phosphate-dependent enzyme is translated as MARIFLSPPHLSGRERELVAEAFDSNWVAPIGPHVDAFEREVAAWAEVPHAAALSSGTAALHLAMELLGVGPGDEVLCPSLTFAASVNPVLYNRAQPVFLDCDPTTWTLDPDLLEAELEERNRQNRLPKAVIAVDLYGQCADYDRLLAACDRWQLPLVEDAAEALGSTYRGRPAGGFGRLGVFSFNGNKIITTSGGGMLVSNDRTLVERARFLATQARDPAPHYEHSTLGYNYRLSNLLAAVGRGQLELLPQRVAARRRNFERYRELLGGLPGLEMMAEAPYGRSNRWLTCLTIDPQAFGADREAVRRALEADDIEARPVWKPMHLQPLFRDCPMIGGAVSADLFARGLCLPSGSSLSDQDLERVAGLVAGCARPG